DNA from Stenotrophomonas acidaminiphila:
CGCCGCCTGCGCCCGGCTGGGTGTCGAGCGCACCCATGTCCTGCACGTCGGCGACCACGCCGAGATGGACGTGGCCGGGGCCATCCGCGCGGGCCTGCGCGGCTGCTGGATCAACCGCGAATCGCACCCTTGGACCCACGCCGGCCTGCAACCGGACCTGCAGTTCGACACCCTCACCGGGCTGGCCGACTGGCTGGACGCGCAGGAGTGAGGTCATGTCGCAACTGGGCCGCATCGAGCACTGGAACGACGGCAAGGGCCATGGCTTCGTGCGCCCGCTGCAATCGCAGGCCGGTGCCGGCGACGCGGCGCGCGCCTTCGTCCACATCAAGGCGATTGCAGGGGCCGGGCGCCGCCCCGCCGATGGCGACCTCATCCGCTACGACTGCGAGCGTGATGCGCGCGGCCGTTTGAACGCGGTGGACGTCACGCTGGTCAATGCCGCGGTGATGCGTACCCGGGCGCAGCGGCGCGTGGCGGCGAAGACCACCGCCCGCCAGCGGCGTGCCGCGGCCGCGCCGATCGACGCCGTGCAGCGTTGCATTCTTGCCTGTGCGCTCATCGCGCTGGCCGCCGGCGGCGCGCTGCGGCTCTGGCCGCTGCCGGTAACGCTGGCCTATATGGCGATGGGCACGGTGTCGTTCTTCGCCTATGCCCGGGACAAGAACGCCGCCGGCAACGGCCAATGGCGCACGCGCGAAAGCACCCTGCACGCCTTCGACCTGCTGTGCGGCTGGCCGGGCGGCCTGCTGGCGCAGCAGGCATTCCGCCACAAGACCCGCAAGATCGGCTTCCAGCTCGGCTTCTGGACCAGCGCGGTGCTGAACTGCGCCGCCCTCTACTGGCTGCTTCCACGTATCGGAACGGCATCATGACAACGGGCGGCCGGCCATCACGCGCCACCGCCCCCCATTACCAGGAATGACCCCCATGTCTGCTTCGCCATCCATTGGTTTCACCTCCGATGCCAACAACGCCCTGCCGCTGCACGTGCTCGACAAGGCGTCGTTCGCTGCGTGGCTGGACGCCCAGCCGGCCGCCACGCAGGCGTGGCTGAAGAGCCAGCAGTTCACTGCCGCGCCGGGCAGCGTGGCGCTGCTGCCCGGCGACGACGGACTGGCCGGCGCGGTGCTGGGCGTCGGCGACCGCGCCGATGCCCATGCCTACGCGCACGCCCCGTTCGCACTGCCGGCCGGCAGCCGCTGGCAGCTGGCCAGCGCGCTCGATGCCGCCGGGCTTTCCAACCTGCACCTGGGCTGGGGCCTGGGCAGCTACCGCTTTGCCCGCTACCGCAAGCCGGCACGGCAACCGGCGCAACTGCTGGCCACGCCGTCGGCGGAGGTACAGGACGTGCTCGCCGCGTGCCTGCGCGTGCGCGACTGGGTCAACACCCCGACCGAGGACATGGGCCCGCAGCACCTGGAAGACGCCGCGCGCGCGCTGGCCGACGCCCACGGCGGCACGCTGGAAGTGATCGCCGGCGACGAACTGCTGGAGATGAATTTCCCCACCATCCACGCGGTCGGCCGCGCCTCGCACCGCGCGCCGCGGCTGATCGTGCTGCGCTGGGGCCAGGACACCGCGCCGCACCTGGCGCTGGTCGGCAAGGGCGTGTGCTTCGACACCGGCGGGCTGGACCTGAAGCCGGCCGATGGCATGCGCAACATGAAGAAGGACATGGGCGGCGCCGCCCATGCGCTGGCGCTGGCCGGGCTGGTGATGGCGCAGAAGCTGCCGGTGCGGCTGACCCTGGTGGTGCCGGCGGTGGAGAACGCGGTCGGCCCCGATGCGTTCCGCCCGGGCGAAGTGATCACCACGCGCAAGGGCATCACCGTGGAGATCGACAACACCGATGCCGAGGGCCGCCTGATCCTGTGCGACGCGCTGGCCTACGCCAGCGAGATGCAGCCCGACGCGATCATCGATTTCGCCACCCTGACCGGTGCCGCGCGCATCGCCCTGGGCCCGGACCTGCCGGCGCTGTTCGCCAACGACGACACGCTCGCCCGGCAGTGGCTGGAGGCCGGCGAGCAGACCCGCGACCCGGTGTGGCGCATGCCGTTGTGGCGGCCGTACCAGCGCTACCTCAACAGTGGCATCGCCGACATGGCCAACGCCGGCTCGCGCATGGCCGGCAGCGTCACCGCGGCGCTGTACCTGGAGCGCTTCGTCGACGAAGGCCGCGCATGGGCGCACCTGGACGTCTACGCCTGGAACGACAGCGACCGCCCGGGCCGCCCGGCCGGCGGCGAGGCGCTGGCGCTGCGCTCGGCGTGGGCGATGCTCAAGGCCCGCTACGGCTGATGCCGGCACTGCCGGCCGGAGCGGTCCGGCCGGCGCTGCCCGGGGCGGGGAATATCTGACGAAAAATTGAATTTTTCCGGCTGCCCGGTTCTGCGACGATGTGCGGGCCCTTCCCATGCTCGACCCAGGCAGGACCGCGACATGCCACTGCTCCCCCCTACCCCTGCAGGCCAGGATCCACAGCCGCCCGGCCGCCACACCGCCTTGCCCTGGATCGCGCTGATCGCGCTGATCCTGGGTGCCGCCGCGCTGACCTTTGCCTGGCTGGCCGGCTGGATCGGCCGCGAACGGCTGACCGCGCAGCGTTTCACCGACACCATCGAGGCGACCGGCGCGGCCCATCCCGGCTTCCGCCGCGCGCACAGCAAGGGCGTGTGCGTGAGCGGCTGGTTCGAACCCAGCGCGCAGGCGCCGTCGCTGTCGCGGGCGCGCGTGTTCACGCAGCCGCGGGTGCCGGTGCTCGGCCGGCTGTCGATCGGCGGCGGCGATCCGCATGGCGCCGACGGCAATGCGCGGGTGCGCAGCATCGCCCTGCGCCTGGCCAGCGACGATGGCCAGGAATGGCGGATGGCGATGAACAGTTTCCCGTTCTTCGCGGTGCCCACGCCCGAGGCCTTCTACGAACAGACCCGTGCGCAGGTGCCGGATCCGGCCACCGGCAAGCCGGACCCGGCGAAAATGGCCGCGGTGCTGGCGAAATACCCCAGCGCGCAGGCGTTCCAGCAGTGGGCGCGGACCGCGCCGTGGACCGACAGCTGGGCCAACACCACGTTCAACGGCATCAACAGCTTCTGGTTCACCAATGCGCAGGGCCAGGCGCGTGCTGTGCGCTGGCGCTGGCAGCCGCAGGCGCCGGTGGTCGAGCTCGACGCACAGGCGCGCAAGCACGCGGACGCGGATTTCCTCAGCCAGGACCTGCAGCGCCGGCTGGCGGCCGGTCCGCTGCGCTGGAACCTGGTGGTCAGCCTCGCCGGCCCCGGCGATGCGGTCGACGATCCCTCGGTGCCGTGGCCGGCGTCGCGTCCGGAAGTGATGGCCGGCGTACTCAGCCTGGAGCACATGCAGTCGCAGGAACAGGGCGCCTGCGGCGAACTGAACTTCGACCCGCTGATCCTGCCCACCGGCATGCGCGGCAGCGATGACCCGGTGCTGGCGGCACGCTCGGCGATCTATTCGCAGTCGTTCAACCGCCGCGAGCGCGAACGCGCCGCCGGCGCCCCGGCGCAGCCGCGGGAGGCCACGCGATGAGCACCGGCAACGGCCATTTCAACCTGCTGGCGCGGGTGCTGCACTGGTCCATGGCGCTGATGATCGTGGCCATGCTGTTCATCGGCGTGAGCATGGTCGCTTCGCTGCACCTGCGGCCGCTGCTGATCGACCTGCACCGCCCGCTGGGCATCGCCATCGGCGTGCTGGCGCTGCTGCGCCTGTACAACCGGCTGCGCCACCGCCCGCCACCGCTGCCGGCGGACCTGCCGCCATGGCAGGCACTGGCGGCCAGGGCCTCGCACGCGGTGCTGTACGCGCTGATGCTGGCGATGCCGCTGATCGGCTGGGCCATGCTGTCGGCCGGCGGCTATCCCATCGTGCTGTGGGGCGGCGTGCACCTGCCGGCGATCATGCCGCATACGCCGGCGCTGTACGCGGCGCTGCGCGCTGCCCACGGCGTGCTGGCCTATGCGCTGTTCGCCACGGTGCTGGCGCACGTCGGCGCGGCGCTGTTCCACCTGTGGGTGCGCCGCGACGGCGTGTTCCAGGCGATGGCCCGCGGCAGGGACTGAGGTTCCCCCGCGCGGCGTGGGCGTCCACACCGCGCGGCGCCGCGGAAAGCCTCGCGCTGCCGCCGCCTCAGGTATCGCCACCTGGCGACCGGTGGCGGCGGATCCCGACTACAACCAGCCCTTCTGCCGTGCCAGCCGGTGCGCCTCGATGCGATTGGCCACGCCCAGCTTGCCGATGCAGTCGGACAGGTAATTGCGCACGGTGCCGTGCGACAGCCCGAGCTGTTCGGCGATCTCGTTGGCCGAGCGGCCCTCGCCCGCCAGCCGCAGCACCTGGCGCTCGCGGTCGTTGAGCGGGTCGGCCTCGGACCAGGCTTCCACCGCCAGTTGCGGATCGATGGCGCGGCCGCCGCGGTGCACCTGGCGCAGGGCCTCGGCCAGCTTTTCCGCCGGTGCGTCCTTCAGCAGGTAGCCCTGCACCCCGGCGTCCAGGGCGCGGCGCAGGAAGCCGCCGCGGGCGAAGGTGGTGACGATCACCACTTTCGCCGCCAGCCCATGGCGCTGCACACGCTGGGCCAGCTCCAGCCCGGTCAGCCCCGGCATCTCGATATCGGTGACCAGCACGTCCGGGGCCAGCCGCTGCAGCTCGCGCCACGCCGCCTCGCCGTCGGCCGCGGTGCCCACCACCTCGATGTCCAGTTCCAGGTTCAGCAGCGCCGACAAGGCGCCGCGCACCATGGCCTGGTCTTCGGCCAGCAGGATGCGGATCATGCGCGCGCCTCCATTGCCGGTGTGGGTGCCTCGGGCGCGGTGCCGGGGGCGGCGCCCGGTTCGCCGAGCGGCACGGTTACCGCCAGCCGCGTGCCGCCGCCGCGCGGCGAGTCGATGCGCAGGCTGCCGCCCAGTGCCGCCACCCGTTCGCGCATGCCGGCCAGGCCGTTGCCGTTGGCGGATACGCCGCCGCGGCCGTCATCGGCCACCTCCAGCACCACCGCCCCGTCCTCCACCCGCAGCGCGATCAGCGCCTCGCTGGCCTGCGCGTGGCGGGCGATGTTGGTGACCGCTTCGCGCAGCACCATGGCCAGCCCGCATTCGATCCAGGCCGGCATGGGCGGTGGGGGTGTGTGCCGCAGGTGCACCCGCGAGGACTCCAGCAGCAGGTGCGCCGAGGCCAGCTCGGCGGCCATGTCGGCGGCGCGGAAGCCGGTGACGGCGCTGCGCACCTGCGCCAGCGCGTCGCGCGCGATCTGCTCGGCCTCGGCCAGCTCACGCCGCGAACGCGCCGGGTCGCGCTCGAACAGCTTGCGCGACAGCTCCATTTTCAGCGTGATCAGCGACAGCGTGTGCCCGAGCAGGTCGTGCAGGTCGCGGCCGATGCGCTCGCGCTCGGCGGTGGCCGCCAGCCGGCGCACCTCCTCGTGCGACAGCCGCAGCGCGGCGTCCTTCTCGCTGCTGGCGCGCTCGACGTTGACGATCAGGCCGATGATCACGGTCAAGGCCGGGATCCAGGCGACGACCTGCCACGGGTAACCGATCCACGCGGCCAGCGCGACGAAGCCGGTGTTGAGCAGCGCCAGCTCCAGCAGGTAGCGGCGCACGCTGATGCAGCGGTTGGAGCGCAGCATCACGCAGCCGAACACGAAGTAGTTCATGCCCGACGGATAGCTGCGCAGCAGCGCCATGGA
Protein-coding regions in this window:
- a CDS encoding leucyl aminopeptidase; translated protein: MSASPSIGFTSDANNALPLHVLDKASFAAWLDAQPAATQAWLKSQQFTAAPGSVALLPGDDGLAGAVLGVGDRADAHAYAHAPFALPAGSRWQLASALDAAGLSNLHLGWGLGSYRFARYRKPARQPAQLLATPSAEVQDVLAACLRVRDWVNTPTEDMGPQHLEDAARALADAHGGTLEVIAGDELLEMNFPTIHAVGRASHRAPRLIVLRWGQDTAPHLALVGKGVCFDTGGLDLKPADGMRNMKKDMGGAAHALALAGLVMAQKLPVRLTLVVPAVENAVGPDAFRPGEVITTRKGITVEIDNTDAEGRLILCDALAYASEMQPDAIIDFATLTGAARIALGPDLPALFANDDTLARQWLEAGEQTRDPVWRMPLWRPYQRYLNSGIADMANAGSRMAGSVTAALYLERFVDEGRAWAHLDVYAWNDSDRPGRPAGGEALALRSAWAMLKARYG
- a CDS encoding catalase, with translation MPLLPPTPAGQDPQPPGRHTALPWIALIALILGAAALTFAWLAGWIGRERLTAQRFTDTIEATGAAHPGFRRAHSKGVCVSGWFEPSAQAPSLSRARVFTQPRVPVLGRLSIGGGDPHGADGNARVRSIALRLASDDGQEWRMAMNSFPFFAVPTPEAFYEQTRAQVPDPATGKPDPAKMAAVLAKYPSAQAFQQWARTAPWTDSWANTTFNGINSFWFTNAQGQARAVRWRWQPQAPVVELDAQARKHADADFLSQDLQRRLAAGPLRWNLVVSLAGPGDAVDDPSVPWPASRPEVMAGVLSLEHMQSQEQGACGELNFDPLILPTGMRGSDDPVLAARSAIYSQSFNRRERERAAGAPAQPREATR
- a CDS encoding cytochrome B yields the protein MSTGNGHFNLLARVLHWSMALMIVAMLFIGVSMVASLHLRPLLIDLHRPLGIAIGVLALLRLYNRLRHRPPPLPADLPPWQALAARASHAVLYALMLAMPLIGWAMLSAGGYPIVLWGGVHLPAIMPHTPALYAALRAAHGVLAYALFATVLAHVGAALFHLWVRRDGVFQAMARGRD
- a CDS encoding DNA-binding response regulator, producing the protein MIRILLAEDQAMVRGALSALLNLELDIEVVGTAADGEAAWRELQRLAPDVLVTDIEMPGLTGLELAQRVQRHGLAAKVVIVTTFARGGFLRRALDAGVQGYLLKDAPAEKLAEALRQVHRGGRAIDPQLAVEAWSEADPLNDRERQVLRLAGEGRSANEIAEQLGLSHGTVRNYLSDCIGKLGVANRIEAHRLARQKGWL
- a CDS encoding two-component sensor histidine kinase, producing the protein MRDRNRLVNHRHIPAWLTPAPDSVVADNLKLGKWPWIDAVHLLWTVWVFLTPMFGGGFTLRWVLITLWSYPLFLVLFVMTLVASRRNAPLFALAMIVLSMALLRSYPSGMNYFVFGCVMLRSNRCISVRRYLLELALLNTGFVALAAWIGYPWQVVAWIPALTVIIGLIVNVERASSEKDAALRLSHEEVRRLAATAERERIGRDLHDLLGHTLSLITLKMELSRKLFERDPARSRRELAEAEQIARDALAQVRSAVTGFRAADMAAELASAHLLLESSRVHLRHTPPPPMPAWIECGLAMVLREAVTNIARHAQASEALIALRVEDGAVVLEVADDGRGGVSANGNGLAGMRERVAALGGSLRIDSPRGGGTRLAVTVPLGEPGAAPGTAPEAPTPAMEARA